TCATCTGGCCATGTTTAATTCTTTTTGGATGTCTTAGTGATCTATCAGTCGTCTGGACATGTGCGAGAACTCCATCGTTACAAACTCCAACTTTCATTTATCTAATTAGTCTGGCTGGTGTGGATCTGTTGACATTATTAACTTATGTAGTACCAGTTGTTTTGTATACTAAAGCGACGCCTTTACGATATTACGGCGACAAAACGCTTCAGAATATACTGACCTATTTCAGATATTTCTTTATCATGTTCTCACTTACAATTGTTACTCTAGTATCATGGGAGCGTTTTCTTGCTATCTGTCACCCTATTAAGCATCGGGTCTTGAAAGGTTCAAGGAAAACGTTAAAACTTATCTGTATTTCGTTTATTTTAAGTTCCTCATGTGCCTGCGCATCGATACCAACTTTTCTTACTTCAGTCTCCACTAAGGCTTGTTTGTATTGGAAGGATAAACGTTATACATTAGAAAAATTTGATGGGAACTTCACGCAGATAATTATGCTTTatcttcaaatattgagtttaatCTACTATTTAATTTGGAATTCGTTAttggttataaatatttatatatattttcgaattATGCGCACATTGAACAAGAGACAACAGAGTAGAAAGCTAATGATGTCAAATATACGCGAAGAACAATTTCGCCAAGTTGCCATAATGCTTATCGCTAATGGATCGGTTTATATGTGTTGTCTTGCGGTAACTTTGATCGGGTCTATTTTAAAATCCCTACCTTTTTTCGGATACACTCTGTTTTCAACACATCAGCTGTTTATATGGACACATATTCAAGACCTTGTTAATGGTTTCAATGCTTCTATTAATCCATTGGTGTATATTGCAACAAACCAGCGTTATCGCAAAGCGTTTAGAGAATCTTTTGGCATATGCAATGTAATAAGGAAACAACCCGCAAGGAGAAATACCGACAATAATAATATTACAGGAATGAGTACATCAAAACTTTAAGAGCGTAATGCATGACGCACAATGGTACATGGTTAGTGtgattttcaattaaagacttcaAAGAGTCTTTGACTTTAtgttcagtgtttttattgtcaatgtcttcaattttaaaaatattgtaacaGGTTAAAATTATCATATAACAACTTCAAAGGATTATTGGCATGGTAGAACTCATTGTAATAAGGAAACAGTTTATGAAAGCTGTTTTAGAATGATGTTTTAGATTGGGAATTTTAAGATTTCAATCTTATATTAAAAAGATGAATGTAATACTGTAACTAACTTATTTCAATCGTATTTGAAATGTATTATGTCGCAAAGAACGAATCTTCtcactaaataaaaaataattttaaaaacattttacagcATATTGCTTGTTATATATGATCCAATATTATGAATGTTATGTGACTGATGAGGACATCATCTTCAACGAAGGGGAATTGTGTAACAGTGCTGAATTTAGAGGGCAATCGACCTTTTTAGTAATGTTATTATTTACAAAAAATAAGGAATAGAAATACCATTCGGATTCCGATCGGTTCCTATCCTTTTCATAACTGATCTATTCATCATTAAGATCCAGTTCGAACCAGTTTTGAACAATGGGAGACGGGAAAAAACCCGTGGCGCGTGTTGAGAGAACTCTCTACAACATGGATTCGGTCTATGATTTAATAAGATAATAAATTCCTACCAAATCTACACATCGTTTCCAGTTCGTTTTATTAACCAGCAGAAGGCCGATTCAACACGTTTGACAATGGTGGCAACGTTTTACATGTAAATTCAGGTATATAGCTTATAAATGACGATCAATTGTGAATAAATGTTTTCCTCGCTGATTAATCGAATGTAAAGTATAGGTAACAGTTGGCTAGAGGTTTCAtgcttaaaatattatatttgtttAACTACCCTACTTCTCAACTAAAACATTGGTAAAATAGGGCAAATTATTTAAGCTGTCTATAACGTAatgaataatacattttcttccGAAACAATAACAAATGATATGATTCTTATATTCAAACTACACCTTAACATGTACTATAACATATTTATATTTGCGATATAACCGAAGCAGGAAACCCTTTAACACAGACTGACCCTAAGTAACCTTACCTCTAACCTGGATCAAAATTAAGATTCGCTGTAACTCATTATGAATCGGATTCCAGGATTAATACTCTAATCTAAATTCTACACCTGTTGTCCCTATAACGGCTTCATCAACGAATTACTCTTATTCTGCTGTTCAGATACACGACAACATCCAAACGCCTCCATCAACGCCCTCCTATATCTTGGATTAACGACATTGTATATGACAGGATTAATCGAGGCATTGATACAATTCAAAATTGTTGATATCCAGAACAACATCACACTTTCATCCTTTGTTAGAAGAACGAGTCTCCCATCACTTAGATTCTCAAAAAGTCTCTGAAGCTGGTAAAGCTGAAATGGCATCAAGCATACAAAGAAAGCCACAGCATTCAGAACCAGCATGCGTGCCACTTGTGAGTTAACCTTCTGTATCTTATTCGGCATCTGCTGTAAAGTTTCACTTATATCTGTGCGTTTCATTAAAGTCCAAATAATCAGCGTGTATAACAAAACATTGGCGCAGAATGTAATAAGAAAACAGATCGTTTGTAAAATTATTAGATAATTCATAAAAATCGGCGAAATTGGCGAGCACCGATACAACGCTCTTGGTAAATTATGATACTGCTGTCGATCGGGCCACAGTACACGGACACACTCTGCGTGAATAGCGTTAGGAGCCATGGAAGCAGCAAGTGCAAATGCGACGAGCCATGTGATAACAACCATCTTAGCTGTGCGTTTATTACTATTGAAATATCTGTACTTAAGTGGATGACAAATAGCTAAGTACCTTTCATAGCTTACCAAATTTACTATACCGTTGGAGGCAAAGTAGGCGAGGTACACGATGCCATCCATCAAGATACAACCAGCGTCTTGATTGAATGGATTCGTGAACACATATGGTGAATTAGCGATTGTCCAGA
Above is a window of Amphiura filiformis chromosome 7, Afil_fr2py, whole genome shotgun sequence DNA encoding:
- the LOC140157810 gene encoding neuropeptides capa receptor-like, whose protein sequence is MKRTDISETLQQMPNKIQKVNSQVARMLVLNAVAFFVCLMPFQLYQLQRLFENLSDGRLVLLTKDESVMLFWISTILNCINASINPVIYNVVNPRYRRALMEAFGCCRVSEQQNKSNSLMKPL